One window from the genome of Pyrobaculum ferrireducens encodes:
- a CDS encoding cytochrome c oxidase subunit 2A, whose amino-acid sequence MQKEEAGRGALVTMLIYGAVFAVLWFVIYAIALSRGIVG is encoded by the coding sequence ATGCAGAAGGAAGAGGCTGGTAGGGGGGCTTTAGTAACGATGTTGATATACGGCGCTGTGTTTGCAGTCTTGTGGTTTGTGATATATGCAATAGCGCTAAGCAGGGGGATTGTGGGGTAG
- a CDS encoding respiratory chain protein, giving the protein MSTGVLKKAPFLAYLLVLWTTFTGALTAGLGQGFDLGTEWPGALYRLLAAVAAGSFEPIHRFSTVLAGAAVVIAFLKNRKSIYGAAALAALVATALTGRVVLLALGGEVPKPLAYLVYPINNLAAFATAFFLLMLAVPEMPQWRRRILLRGAAFWSVVASLTGAYILGVHKIDRSPFMYSLSLDPGSAPLLLHIAAGGLAAALTAAASVGGRGLWRPVLAGASLLQAATGLAMYLGATANTWAPGPQTALHAVLAHLMATTTLVAYLKSRG; this is encoded by the coding sequence ATGTCGACGGGGGTTTTGAAAAAGGCGCCGTTTCTTGCCTACCTCCTGGTGCTGTGGACAACCTTCACTGGCGCCCTCACGGCGGGTCTAGGCCAGGGCTTCGACCTCGGCACCGAGTGGCCCGGCGCGCTATACAGACTACTCGCCGCGGTGGCGGCGGGTAGCTTCGAGCCAATACACAGATTTTCAACTGTGCTGGCCGGCGCCGCCGTAGTCATAGCCTTTTTAAAAAATAGGAAGTCTATATACGGAGCCGCGGCTCTGGCCGCTCTCGTGGCCACCGCCCTCACAGGCAGAGTCGTTCTTCTAGCACTCGGCGGAGAGGTGCCGAAGCCGCTGGCCTACCTAGTATACCCCATAAACAACTTAGCCGCCTTCGCCACCGCCTTCTTCCTCCTAATGCTTGCAGTGCCGGAAATGCCGCAGTGGAGGCGGAGAATCCTCCTTAGAGGCGCGGCGTTTTGGTCGGTGGTTGCGAGCCTAACAGGCGCCTATATACTAGGAGTCCATAAAATCGACAGATCGCCGTTTATGTACAGCCTGTCGCTCGACCCAGGCTCGGCGCCTCTGCTCCTCCACATAGCCGCGGGAGGCCTCGCCGCGGCTCTCACAGCGGCGGCGTCGGTGGGCGGTAGGGGGCTGTGGAGGCCCGTGCTGGCGGGCGCCTCGCTCCTCCAGGCGGCGACGGGACTCGCCATGTACCTAGGCGCCACCGCGAATACCTGGGCCCCCGGGCCCCAGACAGCCCTCCACGCAGTCCTCGCCCACCTAATGGCCACCACCACACTAGTCGCCTATCTTAAAAGCCGCGGGTAG
- a CDS encoding SCO family protein, with protein MRFFWVVVVAFLPFAALLAFPYIAQLLGLSQSGAPELDDVFKIHSGISQRIVPVCYQPGREPPAYDFTLVDQFNKTFTLSSVWSRPVVITFAYTYCPDVCPYINLVLNATLPALRGVVVVEVSLDPERDTPTRLFHYSQGNRYNWTFVTGPADVLEKVWRAYGVTRVVQQGYIAHDVLFVVVREGKVLGVVKGLPKPDDLARYIQKIINRDC; from the coding sequence ATGCGTTTTTTCTGGGTGGTGGTAGTGGCATTCCTGCCATTCGCCGCTCTGCTGGCCTTCCCCTACATAGCGCAACTTCTCGGCCTCTCCCAGAGCGGCGCGCCGGAACTTGACGATGTGTTTAAGATACATAGCGGCATCTCACAGCGGATTGTTCCGGTGTGCTACCAGCCGGGCCGGGAGCCCCCGGCGTACGACTTCACGCTGGTGGACCAGTTCAACAAGACGTTTACGCTTAGCAGTGTGTGGAGCCGCCCCGTGGTGATCACCTTTGCCTATACCTACTGCCCGGATGTATGCCCCTACATTAACCTGGTGCTGAACGCCACTCTGCCCGCGCTGAGGGGGGTGGTGGTTGTCGAGGTTAGTCTAGACCCCGAGAGGGACACGCCGACTAGGCTTTTCCACTACTCCCAGGGGAATAGGTACAACTGGACTTTCGTCACGGGGCCAGCCGACGTTCTTGAAAAAGTGTGGAGGGCCTACGGCGTGACTAGAGTGGTGCAACAGGGATACATCGCCCACGACGTGTTGTTTGTGGTGGTTAGAGAGGGCAAGGTGCTGGGCGTGGTCAAGGGACTACCTAAACCCGACGACCTGGCTAGGTACATCCAGAAGATAATAAACAGGGATTGCTGA
- a CDS encoding cbb3-type cytochrome c oxidase subunit I — protein MATTPKFAVEDRFARVAILFSFVMLALGSLFGLVQALTRFPGLLHALGLDKVITPELYYTGLTLHGVANAILFTAFFIMGLAVFVVTRDMNINLHGPLLRLACMMAIGGTLVAAVPILLGQATVLYTFYPPLNANVLFYLGLAVVVVASWIFAAVVFHGIYRWKKANPDKEIPLGVWGVITTLVIWLYATPPLAYEVLFLLVPMSLAGMPVDVLEARLWFWYFGHPLVYFWLLPAVTLWYTLLPRVLGTEVFSKTMAKVAFVLYMIFSTPVGLHHQYVDPGVHPVFKYLHATLTYFVAVPSFLTAFNLIATLERAGRARGGKGLFGWVTALPWFKDPVFTGLALAIIIFGTGGFSGVINASFQINYVVHNTMWIPGHFHTTVGSGVALSFLTASLVLIPLLYGRQIVSMKTVKAAFVLWFVGIMLFSVGGYLSGLAGEPRRTYAPPYLNGVQVTAHLLDLMKSAASVAMSGALMFWLGGALFLGTLFFSVLFGKRVAFEGEVKISPEPGPASWFEKNLKLILIVGVVLILISYSLPAIEVYSQGLSPAPPQGPLK, from the coding sequence ATGGCTACAACTCCCAAATTTGCGGTGGAGGACCGCTTCGCGAGGGTGGCAATACTGTTTAGCTTTGTAATGCTGGCGCTTGGGAGTTTGTTCGGGCTGGTGCAGGCGCTTACAAGATTTCCGGGACTGCTCCACGCTCTTGGGCTTGACAAGGTTATCACCCCCGAGCTGTACTACACCGGCTTGACGCTCCACGGCGTCGCGAACGCCATATTGTTCACTGCGTTTTTCATAATGGGCCTCGCCGTGTTTGTAGTTACCCGCGACATGAATATAAACCTGCACGGGCCTCTGCTGAGGCTTGCGTGTATGATGGCCATCGGCGGCACGCTTGTGGCGGCTGTGCCGATACTGCTCGGCCAGGCCACTGTGCTGTATACCTTCTACCCGCCGCTTAACGCCAACGTCTTGTTCTACCTCGGGCTGGCCGTCGTCGTTGTGGCTAGCTGGATTTTTGCGGCTGTCGTCTTCCACGGCATCTACCGCTGGAAGAAGGCAAACCCCGATAAGGAGATACCCCTCGGCGTGTGGGGCGTCATAACTACACTTGTGATTTGGCTCTACGCCACGCCTCCGCTGGCTTACGAGGTGTTGTTCCTGCTGGTGCCCATGTCACTAGCCGGGATGCCGGTGGACGTGCTGGAGGCTAGGCTGTGGTTCTGGTACTTCGGCCACCCGCTGGTCTACTTCTGGCTTCTGCCCGCGGTGACTCTGTGGTACACGCTCCTGCCGAGGGTCTTAGGCACAGAGGTGTTTAGCAAGACTATGGCTAAGGTGGCTTTTGTGCTGTATATGATATTCTCCACGCCCGTGGGCCTGCACCACCAGTACGTAGACCCCGGGGTGCACCCCGTGTTTAAGTACCTCCACGCCACTTTGACTTACTTCGTGGCCGTGCCGAGCTTCCTCACTGCGTTTAACCTAATAGCGACTCTAGAAAGGGCGGGCAGGGCCCGGGGTGGGAAGGGCTTGTTTGGGTGGGTGACTGCTCTGCCGTGGTTTAAGGACCCCGTTTTTACTGGGCTTGCCCTAGCCATCATTATATTTGGCACCGGCGGCTTCTCCGGCGTGATCAACGCCTCGTTCCAGATTAATTACGTGGTGCACAACACCATGTGGATACCTGGTCACTTCCACACCACCGTGGGCTCGGGCGTCGCGCTGTCGTTCTTGACGGCCAGCCTGGTGCTGATCCCGCTTCTCTACGGAAGGCAGATAGTTTCGATGAAAACCGTCAAGGCGGCCTTTGTCCTCTGGTTTGTGGGCATAATGCTTTTCAGCGTCGGGGGCTACTTGAGCGGCTTGGCCGGCGAGCCGAGGAGGACCTACGCCCCGCCGTACTTAAACGGAGTGCAGGTCACGGCCCACCTCCTCGATCTAATGAAGTCCGCCGCCTCTGTGGCTATGTCCGGCGCTTTGATGTTCTGGCTGGGCGGCGCTTTGTTTTTGGGGACTCTGTTCTTCAGCGTGTTGTTCGGCAAGAGGGTTGCCTTTGAGGGTGAGGTCAAGATCTCGCCGGAGCCCGGCCCCGCCTCGTGGTTTGAGAAGAACCTAAAGCTGATATTGATTGTAGGCGTGGTGCTTATACTCATATCCTACAGCCTCCCCGCCATTGAGGTGTACAGCCAGGGTCTGTCGCCGGCGCCGCCGCAGGGCCCGCTTAAATAA
- a CDS encoding c-type cytochrome, whose protein sequence is MDRGALYAVVAVVGLIIGALAFTYNPGVQVVQKTQTITTTITESPVTVTRTPVTGTATTSATTQQIKISYNEQLAQKGVQYFKELACNACHTVKGAGIEVGGNIGPDLSKVLLGSVGVEKGTAGGPIMMKYFEKMD, encoded by the coding sequence ATGGATCGGGGGGCTCTATACGCGGTAGTGGCCGTGGTTGGCCTTATTATAGGGGCCTTGGCGTTCACCTACAACCCAGGGGTGCAGGTTGTCCAGAAAACCCAAACCATAACAACAACAATAACAGAATCACCCGTCACCGTCACCCGCACCCCCGTCACTGGCACCGCCACAACGTCGGCAACCACCCAGCAGATAAAGATTAGCTACAACGAGCAGCTGGCTCAGAAGGGGGTTCAGTACTTCAAGGAGCTGGCCTGCAACGCGTGCCACACTGTGAAGGGCGCGGGGATTGAGGTGGGGGGCAACATAGGGCCAGATCTCAGCAAAGTTCTGCTTGGGAGCGTAGGCGTTGAGAAGGGCACCGCGGGGGGGCCGATAATGATGAAGTATTTTGAAAAAATGGATTGA
- a CDS encoding SAM-dependent methyltransferase, whose translation MVLGKVFVVGAGPGDPDLITLKGFFLLLTADVVVAGSLVPDQLLDVVKDKVIYRERLTKERHEEAVEAALRAAREGKTVVFLKNGDPVLYGRGLEICRRAEEEGIPCEIVPGVTSVTAAAAKYKIPIGESGRPILLKTGRSDGAEPDVVVLMPEDAAEGLVVENLYGPGEKIYQGRPRGRPAIVFSLSRELH comes from the coding sequence GTGGTTCTAGGCAAGGTTTTCGTAGTAGGCGCCGGGCCTGGGGACCCCGACTTAATAACTCTAAAAGGTTTTTTCCTCCTCTTAACCGCAGACGTAGTCGTGGCGGGTTCCCTCGTCCCCGACCAGCTACTCGACGTCGTGAAGGACAAGGTTATCTACAGGGAGAGGCTTACCAAGGAGAGGCACGAGGAGGCTGTGGAGGCCGCGCTGAGGGCGGCGCGGGAGGGGAAGACCGTCGTCTTTTTGAAAAACGGCGACCCCGTCCTCTACGGCAGGGGGCTGGAGATATGCCGCCGGGCGGAGGAGGAGGGCATACCGTGCGAAATCGTGCCAGGCGTCACCTCCGTCACGGCCGCCGCGGCTAAATATAAAATACCCATTGGCGAGAGCGGGAGGCCGATACTCCTCAAAACTGGAAGATCAGACGGCGCGGAGCCAGACGTCGTGGTGCTGATGCCAGAAGACGCGGCGGAGGGCCTCGTGGTGGAGAACCTCTACGGCCCCGGAGAGAAGATATACCAGGGGAGGCCTAGGGGCAGGCCTGCCATTGTCTTCAGCCTAAGCAGAGAGCTTCATTAA
- a CDS encoding ABC transporter permease, whose amino-acid sequence MSKISIIVKYDIAKIVSSRAVVGYVLSFVPLGLGLAYLGLLGFRELGLTGIGPISASLINFVLLISGLVSLSLAALSIVSEKERGFLARVLSQPVSRREYLIGKYISILVAVVLSTAAGFGIAALFISTVLTPVELITYLKFVAIATVYLFSTTSIGMLISVASRSRFDAILSAIAIWFFFTTLYQMVITYIDVVWRLSWTQLAATALANPVEAARLMYVQTLDPNLIYLGQGGVYFAAAYGPYIWLLSTISLAAWGFASIVLAIYIFSRADI is encoded by the coding sequence ATGTCTAAAATTAGTATAATAGTTAAGTATGACATCGCCAAGATTGTGAGTAGCAGAGCTGTTGTTGGGTATGTGCTTAGCTTCGTACCTCTTGGGCTAGGTCTCGCATATCTGGGCCTTTTGGGTTTTAGAGAACTGGGGTTGACTGGTATAGGCCCAATCTCGGCGTCTTTAATAAACTTCGTTCTTCTCATCAGCGGCTTAGTTTCGCTGTCTCTAGCCGCTCTCTCGATTGTTTCTGAGAAAGAGAGGGGGTTCCTCGCACGTGTTTTGTCTCAGCCAGTGTCGCGGCGTGAATACCTCATTGGAAAATATATCTCAATTCTCGTCGCGGTGGTGTTGAGCACAGCGGCGGGCTTCGGCATAGCTGCTCTCTTCATCTCCACAGTACTTACCCCAGTTGAGTTGATAACATATCTCAAATTTGTGGCGATAGCGACCGTGTATCTATTCTCCACCACGTCGATAGGCATGTTGATTTCTGTAGCGTCGAGAAGTAGGTTCGACGCTATTCTCTCCGCCATAGCCATTTGGTTTTTCTTCACCACGCTCTACCAAATGGTGATTACGTATATAGACGTGGTGTGGAGACTCAGCTGGACTCAGCTGGCGGCCACCGCCCTCGCCAACCCAGTTGAGGCGGCTAGGCTCATGTACGTCCAGACTCTAGATCCAAACCTCATCTACCTAGGGCAGGGCGGCGTATACTTCGCCGCGGCCTACGGCCCATACATATGGCTCTTATCTACTATTTCTCTAGCGGCGTGGGGCTTCGCCTCGATTGTACTGGCCATTTACATATTTTCAAGAGCTGACATATGA
- a CDS encoding ZIP family metal transporter — MEHLLPLWYGFLAGITVLIGAWVMYKARERMSPQRMGVLQAVAGGVLAYLALETGHAAAEHVEKLARPDTLLDFLVSSLVTTVAFIATFILLAKAERMGHKAGLSPSLASALIVALALGIHNVGEGFAIAASLLAGAVASAVLFTVGFAVHNATEGFAIVGPLLGDRNAKPSLAYITGLSLLAGLPVIPGAAIYYTGLGNELFISTLNTIANASIVYALLHVNLGALSRLGGLTSYKFWTSLVAGVALAFSTESIVLFAVA; from the coding sequence ATGGAACATCTCCTACCACTCTGGTATGGTTTTTTGGCGGGAATAACTGTGTTAATAGGGGCGTGGGTGATGTATAAAGCGAGGGAGAGGATGAGTCCGCAACGCATGGGGGTTTTGCAGGCTGTCGCAGGCGGCGTACTCGCCTATCTGGCGCTCGAGACGGGGCACGCCGCGGCTGAACATGTGGAGAAGCTGGCGAGGCCCGATACGCTACTCGACTTTCTGGTGTCGTCTCTTGTAACTACTGTGGCCTTCATTGCCACCTTTATCTTACTGGCGAAGGCTGAGCGTATGGGCCACAAGGCGGGGCTTTCGCCGTCCCTCGCCTCGGCTCTGATTGTGGCTCTGGCGCTCGGTATCCATAACGTGGGTGAGGGGTTCGCCATCGCGGCCAGTCTCCTCGCCGGCGCCGTAGCCTCCGCTGTTTTGTTCACGGTTGGCTTCGCTGTTCACAACGCCACTGAGGGCTTCGCCATTGTGGGCCCACTGCTGGGAGATAGAAACGCCAAGCCCTCTCTTGCGTACATCACGGGGCTGTCGCTACTCGCAGGTCTGCCTGTGATACCGGGAGCCGCCATATACTACACAGGCCTAGGCAACGAGCTGTTCATCTCCACGTTGAATACAATCGCCAACGCCTCTATCGTCTACGCGCTCCTCCACGTAAACCTCGGCGCCTTGTCGAGGCTGGGCGGCTTAACTAGCTACAAGTTCTGGACGTCACTGGTGGCGGGCGTCGCCCTGGCCTTCTCCACCGAGAGCATAGTACTCTTCGCCGTCGCATGA
- a CDS encoding PIN domain-containing protein: MERCVVDTSVLVSKRLDSVLQCRERYVTSVAVLEYLVWAKRSADSSSGARREGYLRLIKLLPLLMEEVGLRLVDDLSIQDVAAATRWVLERGVNPGDALISAAALRLDAVMLTRDRDWERLPEVKSVII; this comes from the coding sequence ATGGAGAGGTGTGTCGTCGACACGTCGGTCTTAGTCTCTAAGAGGCTTGACTCTGTGCTCCAGTGTAGAGAGAGGTACGTCACTTCTGTAGCCGTGCTTGAATACCTGGTGTGGGCTAAGAGGTCGGCGGACTCCTCCTCGGGGGCTAGGAGGGAGGGGTATCTGAGGCTTATAAAACTGCTACCCCTCTTGATGGAGGAGGTGGGGCTGAGGCTGGTGGATGACTTGTCTATCCAGGACGTCGCCGCGGCCACCCGCTGGGTGCTGGAGAGGGGTGTGAACCCAGGCGACGCTCTGATTTCCGCCGCGGCTCTGAGGCTGGACGCCGTGATGTTGACTAGGGATAGGGACTGGGAGAGGTTGCCGGAGGTGAAGAGCGTGATAATTTAA
- a CDS encoding SCO family protein, producing MRSVLLITAVLIIVIIVLINLMSRAENLPVAIYGEGGPPAPTFQLYDQYGRAADLRNLSKYILLTFSYTGCPDVGYITVVRINQTLQKYPQLLSKLEVWVVTVSPDTDTADRAREYTEKLGLPFRWLIGPRDGVERAWRSYNITVRYDPKAQYIAHDVRVYLITPTGRIMARIDGVPSNDALVKVLSLLGVK from the coding sequence ATGAGATCAGTATTGCTAATCACCGCCGTTTTAATTATTGTAATAATCGTGCTTATCAACCTCATGAGTAGGGCGGAGAATCTGCCAGTTGCTATATACGGCGAAGGGGGCCCCCCGGCGCCGACATTTCAGCTTTACGACCAGTACGGCCGAGCCGCAGACCTGAGGAATCTTTCCAAATACATACTGCTTACTTTTAGCTACACGGGGTGTCCCGACGTTGGTTATATAACGGTAGTGAGGATTAACCAGACGCTTCAGAAATATCCCCAGCTTCTTTCAAAGCTTGAGGTTTGGGTAGTCACGGTAAGTCCAGATACAGACACCGCTGATAGGGCGCGTGAATATACTGAAAAGTTAGGCCTCCCGTTTAGGTGGCTTATCGGCCCTAGGGACGGTGTAGAGCGGGCGTGGCGTAGCTACAATATAACTGTGAGATACGACCCAAAGGCGCAGTATATAGCTCATGATGTGAGAGTCTACTTGATAACGCCGACAGGTAGGATAATGGCGCGTATCGACGGGGTGCCCTCTAATGATGCGCTGGTGAAAGTCTTGTCGCTACTGGGTGTAAAGTAG
- a CDS encoding cytochrome c oxidase subunit II, with the protein MTVHREEKIWAFFVLGLTVVFLAALAYAAWGLGLTTPYTVERIPAQKAAQELKPGVDCVNPNVKQIVNNVVVCQDGRYYVNVLAMRFTWLPNRIVLTDPKEVKFRITSTDVIHGFEIAGTNVNVMVFPGYIAEITWKVPSNMAPGNYLIICNEYCGAGHQNMYAILEIRK; encoded by the coding sequence ATGACGGTGCACAGAGAAGAGAAGATCTGGGCCTTCTTCGTCCTCGGCCTCACTGTTGTTTTCCTCGCGGCGCTTGCCTACGCCGCGTGGGGGCTTGGCCTAACGACACCCTACACTGTGGAGAGGATACCGGCCCAGAAGGCCGCCCAGGAGCTGAAGCCAGGTGTCGACTGTGTAAATCCAAATGTGAAGCAGATAGTTAACAACGTGGTGGTGTGTCAAGACGGGCGCTACTACGTAAATGTGTTGGCTATGAGGTTTACGTGGCTACCGAACAGGATTGTGTTGACAGATCCCAAGGAGGTTAAGTTCAGAATTACGTCGACGGATGTGATACACGGATTTGAGATCGCGGGTACCAACGTCAATGTTATGGTGTTTCCGGGGTATATCGCAGAGATTACATGGAAGGTGCCTAGCAACATGGCGCCTGGCAACTACCTCATCATATGTAACGAGTACTGCGGCGCGGGTCACCAGAACATGTACGCAATCCTAGAGATAAGGAAGTAG
- a CDS encoding ABC transporter ATP-binding protein encodes MDKAVIARGLTKHYGSFTALDSLSLEIARGETWLLFGPMGSGKTTFFKCVLGLARCAGYVEVMGRRDPAAIREVVGYSPQDLGFEPGWRVRRVVEYFAELRGVRVDVLKVLEGIGLSEKAEARVEELSGGMRRMLSIALAFLGEPEVLFFDEPLNDLDVKARAAFIDTIKEVRGEGKTVVISSHDYEPFLKAIDKVAVLKNGRLVAVLENPEDIVKYV; translated from the coding sequence ATGGACAAGGCGGTGATCGCCAGGGGCCTAACAAAACACTACGGTAGTTTCACAGCTCTAGACAGTTTATCTCTCGAAATTGCCAGGGGGGAGACTTGGCTTCTCTTCGGCCCCATGGGGTCTGGGAAGACCACCTTTTTCAAATGCGTCTTGGGGCTGGCGAGGTGCGCCGGCTACGTCGAGGTGATGGGGAGGCGCGACCCCGCCGCTATTAGAGAGGTGGTGGGGTACTCCCCCCAGGACTTGGGATTTGAGCCCGGCTGGAGGGTGAGGCGCGTCGTTGAGTACTTCGCCGAGCTCAGAGGCGTCAGGGTTGACGTCTTGAAGGTGCTGGAGGGGATAGGCCTCTCCGAAAAGGCGGAGGCGAGGGTGGAGGAGCTGTCTGGGGGTATGAGGAGGATGCTGAGCATAGCCCTGGCGTTCCTCGGGGAGCCCGAGGTGCTGTTTTTCGACGAGCCTCTGAACGACCTCGACGTCAAGGCCCGGGCCGCGTTTATAGATACAATTAAGGAGGTTAGAGGAGAGGGAAAGACTGTGGTGATATCTTCACATGACTACGAGCCGTTTTTAAAAGCCATCGACAAGGTGGCTGTTTTAAAAAACGGCAGACTTGTTGCAGTATTAGAAAACCCAGAGGATATTGTGAAGTATGTCTAA
- a CDS encoding cytochrome D1 domain-containing protein — MTEKTGRRDLLKAAAAAGVGFAVGSWALALSRGKAVVEVTSQAVQEVRVKPQVEIQPQVVQQPAQQTGPTAPPHPAFQKRGLAFLDPNTIQNTLRVLVPEDQLPSKPVGYNINDLDWIAIMIESRYHEPGVEMVGSYTFLDMKNFKVLKRVKNAGDRVHVVRFGREEWPEHKRRFALGMSRDCWLSKIDLYTMQVVRQIKIGVDCRSAAFDKDGKYIIAGSKDPGHAVILDADTFKVLKVIPFIGPSKFFPTPMMGRQGAILTTDLGYWLVNVKDAEMVLVIDYRSPDFPIVHVFTSYDQNAKGRSVKVQIGDKTYDVTGIGKSPHELNKLDKEGRYVAVTGQESNTITILDMKSFEIVNVVPCGLKPHPGPGTLVPGKYFLTNAIGEGKITVINLQTMDLEKYITYPSEFPANTGGGLYSTPPLPDGTIPKGLAWFDTTFNINKGVFAVDIHLLDVATKPPKPAIFAENKPGKWAMHPGYTPDGRYVISALERTDTVYKVDVETGEVVGTIRLKEIEKVQLLEEPSPTGIFPAWRIKAPWF; from the coding sequence ATGACGGAGAAGACAGGCCGGAGGGACCTCCTAAAGGCGGCCGCGGCGGCTGGTGTCGGCTTCGCTGTGGGTAGCTGGGCCCTGGCGCTGTCGCGGGGGAAGGCGGTTGTGGAGGTGACTTCGCAGGCGGTTCAGGAGGTGCGGGTTAAGCCTCAGGTGGAGATACAGCCCCAGGTGGTGCAACAGCCAGCGCAACAGACGGGGCCCACGGCGCCGCCCCACCCCGCCTTCCAGAAGAGAGGTCTCGCCTTTCTAGATCCCAACACTATACAGAACACGCTGAGAGTCCTCGTCCCCGAGGACCAGCTCCCTAGCAAGCCGGTTGGGTATAACATAAACGACTTGGATTGGATAGCTATAATGATTGAGAGTAGATACCACGAGCCAGGTGTGGAGATGGTAGGCTCCTACACCTTCCTCGACATGAAAAACTTCAAGGTGTTAAAGAGGGTGAAAAACGCGGGGGACCGCGTACACGTGGTAAGGTTCGGGAGGGAGGAGTGGCCAGAACACAAGAGAAGATTCGCCTTGGGCATGTCGAGGGACTGCTGGCTGTCGAAGATAGATCTCTACACCATGCAGGTGGTGAGGCAGATAAAAATCGGCGTCGACTGCAGAAGCGCAGCCTTCGACAAAGACGGGAAGTACATAATCGCCGGTAGCAAAGACCCGGGCCACGCGGTGATTCTCGACGCAGATACCTTCAAAGTGTTGAAGGTCATACCGTTTATAGGACCCTCCAAGTTCTTCCCAACGCCTATGATGGGGAGGCAGGGGGCCATACTCACCACAGACCTAGGCTACTGGCTTGTCAACGTCAAGGACGCTGAGATGGTGCTGGTGATCGACTACAGATCGCCCGACTTCCCAATTGTCCACGTCTTCACAAGCTACGACCAAAACGCCAAGGGCCGCTCTGTGAAGGTTCAGATTGGCGACAAGACTTACGACGTCACTGGCATCGGCAAGAGCCCCCACGAGCTTAATAAACTCGACAAGGAAGGGCGCTACGTAGCAGTCACGGGGCAGGAGAGCAACACGATAACCATACTAGACATGAAAAGCTTCGAAATTGTAAACGTAGTGCCGTGCGGCTTGAAGCCTCACCCAGGCCCCGGAACCCTGGTGCCCGGTAAATACTTCTTAACCAACGCCATTGGCGAGGGCAAGATTACAGTAATCAACCTGCAGACCATGGACTTGGAGAAGTACATCACATACCCCTCCGAATTCCCGGCGAACACCGGCGGGGGGCTTTATTCCACGCCTCCGTTGCCTGACGGGACTATACCGAAGGGCTTGGCATGGTTCGACACCACGTTTAACATAAACAAGGGCGTGTTTGCCGTGGATATACACCTGCTCGACGTCGCCACGAAGCCGCCGAAGCCCGCGATATTCGCGGAGAATAAGCCTGGCAAGTGGGCCATGCACCCGGGCTACACGCCTGACGGCAGGTATGTAATTAGCGCCTTGGAGAGGACAGACACTGTTTATAAAGTCGACGTGGAGACCGGCGAAGTCGTCGGCACAATTAGACTAAAGGAAATTGAAAAAGTGCAGTTGCTTGAGGAGCCCTCGCCAACCGGCATATTCCCCGCCTGGCGCATAAAGGCGCCGTGGTTCTAG